A region of Bradyrhizobium sp. SZCCHNS1050 DNA encodes the following proteins:
- a CDS encoding L,D-transpeptidase codes for MFTSGTVGSRSRILFAALIVGTFAAATPTQAAPPAPLPFPFLLPPPMATYEPPATTPQLITPREDEATAYEMPARLRRQVVSYATREAPGTIIIDTPNKYLYYVLGSGQAMRYGIGVGRDGFTWSGVQSVTRKAEWPDWTPPPEMIARQPYLPRHMAGGPGNPLGARAMYLGGTVYRIHGTNAPETIGTHVSSGCIRLTNQDVIDLYARVSVGAKVIVLPMERRADLGRMTR; via the coding sequence ATGTTCACGTCAGGCACAGTCGGTTCGCGATCCCGCATCCTGTTCGCTGCGCTGATCGTCGGTACGTTCGCTGCGGCAACGCCGACGCAAGCCGCGCCTCCGGCCCCGCTCCCGTTCCCTTTCCTGCTGCCGCCGCCGATGGCGACCTACGAGCCGCCGGCAACGACGCCGCAACTGATCACGCCGCGCGAGGATGAGGCGACCGCTTATGAGATGCCCGCGCGCCTGCGCCGCCAGGTCGTGAGCTACGCCACCCGCGAGGCACCCGGCACGATCATCATCGACACACCAAACAAGTATTTGTACTACGTGCTCGGCAGCGGCCAGGCGATGCGCTACGGCATCGGCGTGGGCCGCGACGGCTTTACCTGGTCCGGCGTGCAGTCGGTGACCAGGAAGGCGGAATGGCCGGACTGGACGCCGCCGCCGGAGATGATCGCGCGCCAGCCTTATCTGCCGCGTCACATGGCCGGCGGTCCCGGCAATCCGCTCGGCGCCCGCGCGATGTATCTCGGCGGCACCGTCTACCGCATTCACGGCACCAACGCGCCCGAGACGATCGGCACGCATGTGTCGTCGGGCTGCATCCGTCTGACCAATCAGGACGTGATCGACCTCTATGCCCGCGTCAGCGTCGGCGCCAAGGTGATCGTGCTGCCGATGGAGCGCCGCGCCGATCTCGGCCGCATGACCCGCTGA
- a CDS encoding glycosyltransferase family 1 protein, with the protein MRILIATDAWHPQVNGVVRTLTSLARAAAGLGADITFLTPEGFPSFGVPTYPGLRLAVTNGREIARRIEAAAPDAIHIATEGTIGWAVRRYCLRHGLPFTTSYTTRFPEYVAVRTGIPDAVGYWVMRRFHDAAAMTMVATNSLKQDLASRGFKRLGFWTRGVDTKLFNPDAPVALDLPRPVFMTVGRVAVEKNLEAFLALDLPGSKVVIGNGPQKAELERRFPAAHFLGEKTGNDLTAHMAAADVFVFPSLTDTFGVVQLESLACGTPVAAFPVTGPLDVIADHPIGAIDRDLRAACLKALTMSRETCRAFALDRSWENSARQFIGNLAVLQPSRVVRPTPVLAGQSAVRG; encoded by the coding sequence ATGCGGATCTTAATCGCAACCGACGCCTGGCACCCGCAGGTCAACGGCGTGGTGCGCACGCTCACCTCGCTGGCTCGCGCGGCCGCCGGCCTCGGCGCCGACATCACCTTCCTCACGCCGGAAGGCTTTCCGTCGTTCGGCGTGCCGACCTATCCGGGCCTGCGGCTCGCCGTGACCAACGGCCGCGAGATCGCCCGGCGCATCGAGGCGGCGGCGCCGGATGCGATCCACATCGCCACCGAAGGCACGATCGGCTGGGCGGTGCGCCGCTACTGCCTGCGCCATGGCCTGCCGTTCACGACGTCCTACACGACGCGCTTTCCGGAGTACGTCGCTGTGCGCACCGGCATTCCCGATGCCGTCGGCTATTGGGTGATGCGCCGCTTCCACGACGCCGCCGCGATGACCATGGTCGCGACCAATTCGCTGAAGCAGGACCTCGCGTCGCGCGGCTTCAAGCGGCTCGGCTTCTGGACCCGGGGCGTCGATACGAAGCTGTTCAATCCGGACGCGCCGGTCGCGCTGGATCTGCCGCGTCCGGTGTTCATGACCGTCGGCCGCGTCGCGGTCGAGAAGAACCTGGAAGCCTTCCTTGCGCTCGACCTGCCGGGCTCGAAGGTGGTGATCGGTAACGGCCCGCAAAAGGCGGAGCTGGAGCGTCGCTTCCCGGCGGCGCATTTCCTCGGCGAGAAGACCGGCAACGATCTGACCGCGCACATGGCGGCCGCCGACGTCTTCGTGTTTCCGAGCCTGACCGATACATTCGGCGTCGTGCAGCTGGAGTCGCTGGCCTGCGGCACGCCTGTCGCGGCCTTCCCCGTCACCGGTCCGCTCGACGTCATCGCCGATCATCCGATCGGGGCGATCGACAGGGACCTGCGCGCCGCCTGCCTGAAGGCGCTGACGATGTCGCGCGAGACCTGTCGGGCATTTGCGCTCGACCGCTCCTGGGAGAACAGCGCGCGCCAGTTCATCGGCAATCTCGCCGTGCTGCAGCCGTCCCGCGTCGTGCGTCCGACACCGGTGCTGGCCGGTCAGAGCGCCGTGCGCGGCTGA
- a CDS encoding class I SAM-dependent methyltransferase codes for MAETMKLGGARELDFDREQVEQAYDRWAPIYDLVFGGVFEKGRKAAISATNKLGGRVLEVGVGTGISLPLYAPHVRVFGTDISEAMLGKAMRRVADQRLKNVEGLAVMDAEQLDFPDDSFDVVMAQYVVTAVPNPEVALDEFARVLRPGGELIILTRVSADDGLRRVIEQALQPVVRRLGFRTAEFGWSRYLRWLAGAERMELVERRLIPPLGHFSLVRFRKLERAAAA; via the coding sequence ATGGCAGAAACCATGAAGCTCGGCGGCGCGCGGGAGCTCGACTTCGATCGCGAACAGGTCGAGCAGGCCTATGACCGCTGGGCACCGATCTACGACCTCGTGTTCGGCGGCGTGTTCGAGAAGGGCCGCAAGGCCGCGATATCAGCCACGAACAAGCTCGGCGGGCGCGTGCTCGAGGTCGGCGTCGGCACCGGCATCTCGCTGCCGCTCTATGCGCCGCATGTCCGCGTCTTCGGCACCGACATCTCCGAGGCGATGCTCGGCAAGGCGATGCGGCGCGTCGCCGACCAGCGGCTGAAGAACGTCGAGGGTCTCGCGGTGATGGACGCCGAGCAGCTCGACTTTCCCGACGATTCGTTCGACGTCGTTATGGCGCAATATGTCGTCACCGCGGTGCCGAACCCGGAGGTCGCGCTGGACGAGTTCGCGCGCGTGCTGCGCCCGGGCGGCGAACTGATCATCCTGACCCGCGTCAGCGCCGATGACGGCCTGCGCCGGGTGATCGAGCAGGCGCTGCAGCCGGTGGTGCGCCGGCTCGGTTTCCGTACCGCCGAGTTCGGCTGGTCGCGCTACCTGCGCTGGCTCGCCGGCGCCGAGCGCATGGAGCTGGTCGAGCGCCGCCTGATCCCGCCGCTCGGCCATTTCTCGCTGGTCCGCTTCCGCAAGCTGGAGCGTGCCGCCGCGGCCTGA